A region of Subdoligranulum variabile DNA encodes the following proteins:
- the nagB gene encoding glucosamine-6-phosphate deaminase — MKIIRAKDYYDMSRKAANIISAQVIMKPNCVLGLATGGTPVGTYKQLVDWYNKGDLDFSEVTTVNLDEYRGLPREHSESYWSFMHRNLFDLVNINPASINLPDGTNMDAEAECARYDYVIKRVGGIDLQLLGIGHDGHIGFNEPGEAFELGTHCVDLKPETIEANKRFFEGNEDLVPKQAYTMGIKTIMQARKVLMVANGKDKAEIVKKAFFGPVTPEVPASILQMHPDFILVGDEEALSLI, encoded by the coding sequence ATGAAAATCATCCGTGCAAAAGATTATTATGATATGTCCCGCAAGGCGGCCAACATCATCTCCGCTCAGGTCATCATGAAGCCCAACTGCGTGCTGGGCCTGGCTACCGGCGGCACCCCCGTGGGTACCTACAAGCAGCTGGTGGACTGGTACAACAAGGGCGATCTGGACTTCTCCGAAGTGACCACCGTCAACCTGGACGAGTACCGCGGCCTGCCCCGCGAACATTCCGAGAGTTACTGGAGCTTCATGCACCGCAACCTCTTCGACCTGGTCAACATCAACCCCGCTTCCATCAACCTGCCCGACGGCACCAATATGGATGCCGAGGCAGAATGCGCCCGCTACGACTACGTCATCAAACGGGTAGGCGGCATTGATCTGCAGCTGCTGGGCATCGGCCACGACGGCCACATCGGCTTCAACGAGCCGGGCGAGGCGTTCGAGCTGGGCACCCATTGCGTGGACCTGAAACCCGAGACCATCGAGGCCAACAAACGCTTCTTTGAAGGCAATGAGGATCTGGTCCCCAAGCAAGCATACACCATGGGCATCAAGACCATCATGCAGGCCCGCAAGGTCCTGATGGTCGCCAACGGCAAGGACAAGGCCGAGATCGTCAAGAAGGCGTTCTTTGGCCCCGTTACGCCGGAAGTCCCGGCCAGCATCCTGCAGATGCATCCCGACTTCATCCTGGTCGGCGATGAGGAAGCCCTGAGCCTGATCTGA
- the nagA gene encoding N-acetylglucosamine-6-phosphate deacetylase, with protein sequence MIIRNAKVFSDGCRFVEKDLVIRDGRIVFGAAPQEGEEVIDAKGAYALPGLVDIHFHGAVGHDFCDADEAGLQAIADFEASKGVLAICPATMTFSEEILNGIMDVAAAHKNERGADLVGINMEGPYISPDKVGAQNPKYVMAADAGMFRRLQARSGGLIRLVDVAPEVPGNLDFIKECHNEVRISIAHTCVDYETAKTAFAAGASHMTHLYNAMPGITHRAPGPIIAALEDGAEVELITDGVHIHPAVVRFTFNTFGDDHVILIADSMMACGLPDGQYSLGGQAVTVRGPRATLTEQPGTIAGSATCLYDCMKHAVLEMGVPLASAVRAASLNPARSIGVDADYGSLDAGRWGNVILADEKLNILQVIRKGEVISD encoded by the coding sequence ATGATTATCCGTAATGCGAAGGTCTTCTCCGACGGCTGCCGTTTTGTGGAGAAGGATCTTGTCATCCGCGACGGGCGCATTGTGTTCGGTGCAGCCCCCCAGGAAGGCGAGGAAGTTATTGATGCCAAAGGCGCCTATGCCCTGCCGGGTCTGGTGGACATCCACTTTCACGGCGCCGTGGGACACGATTTCTGCGATGCCGACGAAGCCGGCCTGCAGGCCATCGCCGATTTTGAGGCCAGCAAAGGCGTGCTGGCCATCTGCCCCGCTACCATGACCTTCAGCGAGGAGATCCTCAACGGGATCATGGATGTGGCGGCTGCCCACAAGAACGAGCGAGGTGCAGACCTCGTGGGCATCAACATGGAAGGACCCTACATCAGCCCCGACAAGGTGGGTGCCCAGAACCCCAAGTATGTGATGGCCGCAGATGCCGGAATGTTCCGCCGCCTGCAGGCGCGCAGCGGCGGACTGATCCGGCTGGTGGACGTAGCCCCCGAAGTACCGGGCAATCTGGACTTCATCAAGGAATGCCACAACGAGGTACGGATTTCCATCGCCCACACCTGCGTGGACTATGAGACCGCCAAAACCGCCTTTGCGGCCGGTGCCTCCCACATGACCCACCTGTACAACGCCATGCCCGGCATCACCCACCGTGCCCCCGGCCCCATCATCGCGGCGCTGGAGGATGGTGCAGAAGTGGAGCTCATCACCGACGGCGTGCACATCCATCCCGCCGTGGTGCGCTTCACCTTCAATACCTTCGGCGACGATCACGTGATCCTGATTGCCGACAGCATGATGGCCTGCGGTCTGCCGGATGGCCAGTATTCTCTGGGCGGTCAGGCCGTTACGGTCCGTGGTCCCCGCGCCACACTCACGGAGCAGCCCGGGACCATCGCCGGCAGCGCCACCTGCCTGTATGACTGCATGAAACATGCGGTTCTGGAGATGGGCGTACCCCTGGCCAGCGCTGTGCGGGCAGCCTCCCTGAACCCGGCACGCAGCATCGGCGTGGATGCTGACTACGGCAGTCTGGACGCCGGTCGCTGGGGCAATGTGATCCTGGCTGACGAGAAGCTCAACATTCTGCAGGTCATCCGCAAGGGTGAAGTGATTAGCGACTGA
- a CDS encoding IreB family regulatory phosphoprotein → MPISEPTAVFSIRDDRDMEIKQAVLQVYRALEEKGYNPINQLVGYILSEDPTYITTYKNARAIIRRIDRDDLLQALVRDYVKG, encoded by the coding sequence ATGCCGATCTCTGAGCCGACTGCCGTATTTTCCATCCGCGATGATCGTGATATGGAAATCAAACAGGCTGTTCTGCAGGTCTATCGCGCGCTGGAAGAGAAGGGCTACAACCCCATCAACCAGCTGGTAGGCTACATCCTGTCCGAGGATCCGACCTACATCACGACCTATAAAAATGCGCGTGCGATCATCCGCCGCATTGACCGTGACGATTTGCTGCAGGCCTTGGTGCGCGATTACGTCAAAGGGTAA
- a CDS encoding methionine gamma-lyase family protein has product MIEQFYDIKPEVLALDRRALELCREQFAHVEEIRDYNQLKMLRSFTDCGVEARHFWGSSGYGVWDDSRNKLEEVFARCMGAEAALVRPQFMSGTHTLTVALFGLLRTGDTLLAATGRPYDTLEGVIGIGEAGKGCGTLREYGVQYDECPLLPDHTPDYDLIAQKAKTATVVHIQRSRGYTQRNAFDLETIRKVAETARQANPKAIIFVDNCYGEFTQTQEPLAVGADLIAGSFIKNPGGGITPTGGYIAGRADLVEKCSHRFTAPGIGADLGCTQDSLRDTFLGFYYAPGVVCEALKTAIYAQCLLELAGVHPVPRYTEDHNDIVTCFDSGSAEALTGFCAGIQHNSPIDSFASPEPADEPGYTDQVVMASGSFTEGSTIEISCDGPLRAPYTCYLQGGVNFTAGRAAVLNAVQNAFFA; this is encoded by the coding sequence ATGATCGAACAGTTTTATGATATCAAACCGGAAGTTCTGGCGCTGGATCGCCGGGCGCTGGAGCTCTGCCGGGAGCAATTTGCTCATGTAGAGGAAATCCGGGACTACAATCAGCTCAAGATGCTGCGGTCTTTTACCGATTGCGGCGTGGAAGCACGGCATTTCTGGGGGTCCAGCGGCTACGGCGTCTGGGATGACAGCCGCAACAAGCTGGAAGAGGTCTTTGCCCGCTGCATGGGAGCAGAGGCTGCGCTGGTGCGTCCTCAGTTCATGAGCGGCACGCACACCCTGACGGTAGCGCTCTTCGGCCTGCTGCGCACCGGCGATACCCTGTTGGCAGCTACCGGCCGCCCCTATGATACGCTGGAAGGGGTCATCGGCATCGGCGAGGCCGGCAAGGGCTGCGGTACTCTGCGGGAGTACGGTGTGCAGTACGATGAATGCCCGCTGCTGCCGGACCATACGCCGGACTATGACCTGATTGCCCAAAAGGCCAAGACGGCGACGGTGGTGCACATCCAGCGCAGCCGCGGTTACACCCAGCGCAACGCCTTTGATCTGGAGACCATCCGTAAGGTGGCAGAAACGGCCCGCCAAGCCAACCCCAAGGCGATTATCTTTGTGGATAACTGCTACGGGGAATTCACCCAGACCCAGGAACCGCTGGCGGTGGGCGCGGATCTGATCGCCGGCAGCTTTATCAAGAATCCTGGCGGTGGCATCACCCCCACCGGCGGTTACATCGCCGGTCGCGCCGACCTGGTGGAAAAATGCAGCCACCGTTTCACGGCGCCGGGCATTGGCGCCGACCTGGGCTGCACCCAGGACAGCCTGCGGGACACCTTCCTGGGCTTTTATTACGCCCCCGGTGTTGTATGTGAGGCACTGAAAACGGCCATCTACGCCCAGTGTCTGCTGGAGCTGGCGGGGGTCCATCCGGTGCCCCGCTATACCGAGGATCACAACGACATTGTGACCTGTTTCGATTCCGGCAGCGCCGAGGCTCTGACCGGCTTCTGCGCCGGTATCCAGCACAACAGTCCCATTGACAGTTTTGCTTCTCCCGAACCGGCCGATGAGCCCGGCTATACCGATCAGGTGGTTATGGCCTCCGGCAGCTTTACCGAGGGCAGCACCATCGAGATTTCCTGCGATGGTCCGCTGCGCGCGCCCTATACCTGCTACCTCCAGGGCGGCGTCAACTTTACGGCGGGACGCGCTGCGGTGCTCAACGCCGTACAGAATGCCTTCTTTGCGTGA
- a CDS encoding GNAT family N-acetyltransferase → MIQSVTTPAHRAEFARRIQDKPYFAATMGTHCTLFSQHPASGWSFYLLPGSAALALRGGTATLCGRLPEGEAGEEAAEELQGFLRFLQVDRLLSEQILLDDWQRSEPLLLWELPRGKQLPVLCAPPPELTLEEHPSMLPVSRLVFPDSEGEQEQFYSLACTSIAHGIGCCRALLDHGSPVCTVGCYEKSDTEAYLSAGVTAPGWRGRGLAGWLIVRLANEMAAERTVRFASAPALQTFYTRLGFGQTGTLQQTTRKWKTV, encoded by the coding sequence ATGATTCAATCCGTCACCACGCCTGCGCACCGTGCAGAGTTTGCCCGGCGCATCCAAGACAAACCCTACTTTGCGGCTACCATGGGCACCCACTGCACATTGTTCAGTCAGCATCCGGCCAGCGGGTGGAGTTTCTACCTGTTGCCGGGCAGCGCGGCTCTGGCGCTGCGGGGCGGCACAGCCACCCTTTGCGGGCGGTTGCCGGAAGGGGAAGCAGGGGAGGAAGCTGCGGAAGAATTGCAGGGATTCCTTCGTTTTTTGCAGGTGGACCGATTGCTGAGCGAGCAGATACTCCTGGACGACTGGCAGCGGTCGGAACCGCTGCTGCTGTGGGAACTGCCCCGGGGAAAGCAATTGCCAGTGCTCTGCGCGCCTCCGCCGGAACTGACACTGGAAGAACATCCGTCCATGCTGCCGGTGAGCCGTCTGGTCTTTCCGGACAGTGAAGGGGAACAGGAACAGTTCTATTCGCTGGCCTGCACCTCCATAGCCCACGGCATCGGATGCTGTCGGGCACTGCTGGACCACGGCTCGCCTGTCTGCACCGTGGGATGCTATGAGAAAAGCGACACAGAAGCCTATCTCTCGGCAGGAGTGACGGCGCCGGGCTGGCGGGGCAGGGGACTGGCCGGCTGGCTGATCGTCCGGCTGGCCAATGAGATGGCGGCAGAACGCACTGTACGCTTTGCCAGTGCGCCGGCCCTGCAAACGTTTTATACCCGCCTGGGTTTCGGACAGACGGGAACTTTACAACAAACGACACGGAAATGGAAAACAGTATGA